The Flavobacterium sp. K5-23 genome segment AAAAACGCTATTCAGAAGAGGTAATTTACTTTTCAAAAGAAATAGATATACGAGCTAATTGGGATGTGACACAAGCTTTTGACCTAAGCATTCCTTACACACCTGAACCAAAAAAGAAAACGGATAAAAAATAAAACTATTTCAGTTCAAATGGGTCTTGATCATTTAAAAAACCCAGCTTTTCACGAACTTCAGTTAATTTAGATTTATCCAAGGTTGTTATATAAACACCCTCTTGTTCGTTTGGAGCTATTATATATTCACCCAAGTAATCCACGACTTGTGAGTGTCCTATATATTCATATCCATTCCCATCCGTTCCTATTCTATTGACACCAATGGTATAACTCATATTTTCAATCGCCCTTGCGGCTAGCAAAGTATCCCAAGCTTTTATTCTTATTTTTGGCCAACTTGCCACATAAATCAACAAGTCGTAATTCTCAACATTACGAGAAAAAACAGGGAATCTCAAATCATAACACACAAAAGGACAGATTTTCCAACCTAGATATTCCACAATCAATTTTTGGTTGCCACGAGAATAGACCTTGTCTTCACCAGCCAGTGTAAACAAATGCCTTTTGTCGTAATGTTGGATTTCTCCAGACGGGAATACGAACAACATTCTATTATAAAAATTAGCATTTTCTTCAATCACAACACTTCCCGTAATTGCCGCATTTTTGGCTTTCGCCAAAGATTGCATCCATATTACCGTTTTCCCATTCATAGTTTCCGCTACTTTGACTGGATGCATTGTAAAACCCGTAGTAAACATTTCTGGAAGCACGATTAGATTGACATCATCAGCAATCGCATTGATTTTATCTTCGAAATAGGCTTTGTTTGCGTCTGGATTTTCCCAGATTAACGATGATTGAATTAAGGCTACTTTCATTGTGTTTCTTTTTGAGATTTAAAATTAGTTCTAACAATAATTATTTCACTGTGATCTCATCTACAAATATAAATGCATCCCCGCCATAACCTTGATGCCATAAAGGAAGTTTGCCATAATTATATGCAATTACTTTGATGTATTTAGCAGCTGTTGGTTTTATTGTGCCTTTAAAATCCAATATTTTTATATCATATTCTTTAGGGTCTAATTCATTTTCGATGGTTTTCACCAAAGTAAAATTAACATTATCCTTTGAACTGTAAAACTCCACCTTTTTTGGCATTAAAATCCACGAACGGCTATCTTGGAGAAAATTAGCCGATAATTCAGTTATTTTTTGTTCTTTTTGTAAATCAATAACACACTCAAAGTCTTGGCTTTGATATCCTTGCCAGTCCCCTTTTTTCCAGTTTTCCGTGCCTAGTATTCCATCAATTATACCTTCATCTCCCCCTGCCGTGTATTGGGAGTTGAATTTAGACTGAATTGCTATGGTCCAATTGTTAGGTTTTTTGAAAAAAGTAGAAGAAACAATAGTACTCTTCACATTTGATTCATTGACACTATAGCAATAAACGGTTACTGATTTATCGATTTCAAAAGGAGCAACATATTCTTTAAAATCATTAGTATTTGTAAACGAATAAAATAATTTGCTTTTATTTAAATCATCGATAGCAATAGTCGTTTTGTTCTTAAACGATTTACTACTAGCATGAATTACAGGAACCGGATTGATCTTTTGATACTGAGAAGCGGCAATTTCACTTCTTTGGTTCAAACCAAAATATTTTGAAAACCCTTGATAATTTTCCGTTTTACTGGAAGTACCGTCTTCAAAGTTCACTTTGATGGAATCAAAATAAGGCTTAGTCAAACTCCATTCTGGGTTCCCTGGTGTAACGGCATAAATTCCCATTGCACTCAATACATACCAAGCGCTCATTTGCCCACAGTCTTCATTCCCTATTAATCCATCAGGCTCGTTTTTATAAAAATCATTTAATATGAAATGAACTTTTTCGGTGGTTTTTTCTGGTTTGCCTACATAATTATACAAATAGGCCATATGATGACTTGGCTCATTACCGTGAGCATATTGCCCTATCAACCCGGTAACATCAACTTGTTTCCTACCTGTAGTTTTAGCTTCGCTACTAAACATTTCATCCAGTTTTGCTTCAAATTTTTGTTTCCCTCCATATGCAGCTATCATTCCGGGTATGTCTTGAGGAACAAAAAAAGAATACTGCCATGAATTCCCTTCAGTATAATTGTTATTGACTTCTTTTGGGTCAAATGGCTTTAACCAACCCCCATTATTCTTTGGTCTCATAAATCCTGTTTTCCAATCAAAAACATTTTTCCAGCCTTGGGAGCGTTTCATAAAATACTGATAATCCTTTTCATTATTTAATAAAGTTGCCATTTGAGCAATACACCAATCATCATAAGCGTATTCAAGAGTTTTAGAAACACTTTCGTGTTCGTCATCCATAGCAATAAAACCGTTTTTCTTGTACGATTCCAATCCCAAATGATCTAGCATTGCACTGTGTTTTGACGCTTCATACGCTTTTTCGTAATCAAAACCTTTTATCCCTTTGACCATAGCATCCGCAATAACCGAAACAGAGTGATACCCAATCATGCAATCCGTTTCATTAGAGGCTAATTCCCAAACCGGCAATCTCCCACCTTGTTCGTATTGTTTAATAAAAGTATTTATAAAATCAGAGGTTCGTTTTCTATCAATTAAAGTGTACAATGGATGCGCTGCTCGAAAAGTATCCCAAAGGGAAAACACCGAATAATAATCAAAACCCTCCGTTTGATGTATTTGATTATCCCTTCCTCTATATTTTCCGTCTAAATCCTGAGCGATATTAGGTTGTGTCATCGTATGGTACAAAGCAGTATAAAAAACACTAAGCTTGTCTTTGTCATTTGAAGTAACCTCGATTTTTGACAATTCTTTATCCCAGAGTTGTTCTGTTTGTATTCTTACTTTATCAAAATCCCAATGTTCAATTTCGGACATATTAAGCTTTGCTCCTTCATGTCCAGTTGGCGAAAGTGACACTTTAATTTCTATTTTTTCTCCTTTAGTAACTTGTTTCGTGAAGCTCAAAGCTATCTCAGTGCCTGAAAAGAATTTTGAGTTTTGATTTCCATTCCCTTTTGTTTTAGAAACTGTCATAGGTTGATTGAACTCTATACGTGCATATACATATTGATCTCGCGCCCAGGCTTCACTCCTTCTAAGAATCTCGATGGTTTTGTTATCTATGATTCTAACCTCGCCATACAACAACTTGTCACGGTGATTGAGGTCTAAAATCACATTGGCTTGACCACTGTTATTAAAAGTATATTGATGAAACCCAACTCTTGTTGATGCAGTCAAAGCAACGTCAATA includes the following:
- a CDS encoding GH92 family glycosyl hydrolase: MRKLFCLSLLLVSISSIAQTNLHSYVNPLIGTGGHGHTFPGVTAPFGMVQLSPDSRVDGSWDGCGGYHYSDNFIFGFSHTHLNGTGVSDFGDIMLMPTMGEPNFDNKEYGSKFSHLNEKAAAGYYGVKLDKHNIDVALTASTRVGFHQYTFNNSGQANVILDLNHRDKLLYGEVRIIDNKTIEILRRSEAWARDQYVYARIEFNQPMTVSKTKGNGNQNSKFFSGTEIALSFTKQVTKGEKIEIKVSLSPTGHEGAKLNMSEIEHWDFDKVRIQTEQLWDKELSKIEVTSNDKDKLSVFYTALYHTMTQPNIAQDLDGKYRGRDNQIHQTEGFDYYSVFSLWDTFRAAHPLYTLIDRKRTSDFINTFIKQYEQGGRLPVWELASNETDCMIGYHSVSVIADAMVKGIKGFDYEKAYEASKHSAMLDHLGLESYKKNGFIAMDDEHESVSKTLEYAYDDWCIAQMATLLNNEKDYQYFMKRSQGWKNVFDWKTGFMRPKNNGGWLKPFDPKEVNNNYTEGNSWQYSFFVPQDIPGMIAAYGGKQKFEAKLDEMFSSEAKTTGRKQVDVTGLIGQYAHGNEPSHHMAYLYNYVGKPEKTTEKVHFILNDFYKNEPDGLIGNEDCGQMSAWYVLSAMGIYAVTPGNPEWSLTKPYFDSIKVNFEDGTSSKTENYQGFSKYFGLNQRSEIAASQYQKINPVPVIHASSKSFKNKTTIAIDDLNKSKLFYSFTNTNDFKEYVAPFEIDKSVTVYCYSVNESNVKSTIVSSTFFKKPNNWTIAIQSKFNSQYTAGGDEGIIDGILGTENWKKGDWQGYQSQDFECVIDLQKEQKITELSANFLQDSRSWILMPKKVEFYSSKDNVNFTLVKTIENELDPKEYDIKILDFKGTIKPTAAKYIKVIAYNYGKLPLWHQGYGGDAFIFVDEITVK
- a CDS encoding amidohydrolase, translated to MKVALIQSSLIWENPDANKAYFEDKINAIADDVNLIVLPEMFTTGFTMHPVKVAETMNGKTVIWMQSLAKAKNAAITGSVVIEENANFYNRMLFVFPSGEIQHYDKRHLFTLAGEDKVYSRGNQKLIVEYLGWKICPFVCYDLRFPVFSRNVENYDLLIYVASWPKIRIKAWDTLLAARAIENMSYTIGVNRIGTDGNGYEYIGHSQVVDYLGEYIIAPNEQEGVYITTLDKSKLTEVREKLGFLNDQDPFELK